Proteins from one Streptomyces sp. NBC_00390 genomic window:
- the pnuC gene encoding nicotinamide riboside transporter PnuC, protein MSLADILEPLQQPLFTVLGTAVSWAEFLGFGSGALCVWLVARQHIANWPIGIANNLFFILLFTQAGLYADAGLQVVFITLAAYGWWTWTHGGGPGTDVLPVRRTTRTEWTWLIAAGVVGTLGLTLLLERVTDSTVPFWDALTTALSLMATYGQCRKRLESWWLWIAADVIYVPLYAYKELYLTSLLYVGFMTLCVVGLRSWSRDLAVRRRDALGVTA, encoded by the coding sequence GTGAGCCTCGCGGACATCCTCGAACCCCTGCAGCAACCGCTGTTCACCGTGCTCGGCACTGCGGTGAGCTGGGCCGAGTTCCTCGGCTTCGGCAGCGGCGCACTGTGCGTGTGGCTCGTCGCCCGCCAGCACATCGCCAACTGGCCGATCGGCATCGCCAACAACCTCTTCTTCATCCTGCTGTTCACCCAGGCGGGCCTGTACGCCGACGCCGGCCTGCAGGTCGTCTTCATCACCCTCGCCGCGTACGGCTGGTGGACCTGGACCCACGGGGGTGGACCAGGGACCGACGTCCTCCCGGTGCGACGCACCACCCGCACCGAGTGGACGTGGCTGATCGCGGCGGGGGTGGTGGGGACACTCGGCCTCACACTCCTGCTGGAGCGCGTCACCGACTCGACGGTCCCCTTCTGGGACGCGCTGACGACCGCCCTGTCCCTGATGGCGACGTACGGGCAGTGCCGCAAGCGCCTCGAGTCGTGGTGGCTGTGGATCGCCGCCGATGTGATCTATGTGCCGCTGTACGCCTACAAGGAGCTCTATCTGACCTCCCTGCTCTACGTCGGCTTCATGACGCTCTGCGTCGTCGGCCTGCGCAGCTGGTCGCGCGACCTCGCCGTACGACGGCGCGACGCACTCGGGGTGACCGCATGA
- a CDS encoding NUDIX hydrolase, which translates to MQGYDPGAFPPFAVTVDLAVFTVRDGLLHVLLVERGQEPYLGAWALPGGFVLPAESAELAARRELAEETGLSQQTAAGLHLEQLRTYSEPDRDPRMRVVSVAYTALLPDLPEPRGGGDAARAQWMPFGTYGPLAFDHDTILADAHDRVCAKLEYTCLATAFCPSEFTLGELRQVYETVWGVELDRPNFRRKVLTTPGFVQAVKGPPRLTGGRGKPAALYRAGGATALHPPLLRPEGRHS; encoded by the coding sequence ATGCAGGGCTACGACCCGGGCGCCTTCCCGCCCTTCGCCGTCACTGTCGACCTCGCCGTCTTCACGGTGCGCGACGGGCTGCTGCACGTACTGCTCGTCGAGCGCGGTCAGGAGCCGTACCTGGGCGCGTGGGCACTGCCCGGCGGCTTCGTCCTGCCCGCCGAGTCCGCCGAACTCGCCGCACGCCGCGAACTGGCCGAGGAGACGGGTCTGTCGCAGCAGACCGCGGCCGGCCTCCACCTGGAACAGCTGCGCACCTACAGCGAACCGGACCGCGACCCGAGGATGCGCGTCGTCTCCGTCGCGTACACGGCGCTCCTGCCGGATCTGCCGGAGCCGCGTGGCGGCGGCGACGCGGCAAGGGCCCAGTGGATGCCCTTCGGGACGTACGGTCCCCTCGCCTTCGACCACGACACGATCCTCGCCGACGCACACGACCGCGTCTGCGCCAAGCTCGAGTACACCTGCCTCGCCACCGCCTTCTGCCCGTCCGAGTTCACCCTCGGCGAGCTGCGGCAGGTGTACGAGACGGTCTGGGGCGTCGAGCTCGACCGCCCCAACTTCCGGCGCAAGGTCCTCACCACACCCGGCTTCGTCCAGGCCGTGAAGGGACCGCCGCGCCTGACCGGCGGACGGGGGAAACCGGCCGCTCTGTACCGGGCGGGTGGGGCCACCGCGCTGCACCCGCCACTCCTGCGACCGGAAGGACGGCACTCATGA
- a CDS encoding AAA family ATPase, which translates to MKRYGHGLVLGKFYPPHAGHHHLVRTAADRCERLTVLVCASSVESIPLRERVHWMEEVHQDVRVVGAVDDIPVDLNDPAVWDAHMAVFREAVTRPVDAVFTSEPYGDELALRFGAEHICVDLDRTLFPVSGTAVRKDPVGCWDFLEKPARAWLTRRVVVLGAESTGTTTMARALAEHYQRRGGPWSGTRWVPECGRDYSAGKLASLREQWPEAQWEDVEFISDEFPVIARRQNRRENRAARSGSPVLFCDTDSFATTVWHERYIGGRNPLVDEIADRVTHHLWLLTDHEGVAFEDDGLRDGEELRPWMTQRFRDELTRTGRTFVELTGPHEQRLATAVAAVDALIDEGWDLADPLPERR; encoded by the coding sequence ATGAAGCGCTACGGACACGGCCTCGTCCTCGGGAAGTTCTATCCGCCGCACGCGGGCCACCACCATCTCGTCCGCACCGCCGCCGACCGCTGCGAGCGGCTGACCGTACTGGTCTGCGCCTCCTCCGTGGAGTCGATCCCGCTGCGGGAAAGGGTGCACTGGATGGAGGAGGTGCACCAGGACGTGCGGGTCGTCGGGGCCGTCGACGACATCCCGGTGGATCTGAACGACCCCGCAGTCTGGGACGCGCACATGGCGGTCTTCCGGGAAGCCGTGACACGCCCCGTGGACGCGGTCTTCACGTCCGAGCCGTACGGCGACGAACTCGCCCTGCGCTTCGGCGCGGAGCACATCTGCGTCGACCTGGACCGCACCCTCTTCCCGGTCTCCGGAACCGCGGTGCGCAAGGACCCGGTGGGGTGCTGGGACTTCCTGGAGAAGCCGGCCCGGGCCTGGCTCACCCGCCGCGTCGTCGTTCTCGGCGCCGAGTCCACCGGCACCACCACCATGGCGCGGGCGCTCGCCGAGCACTACCAGCGGCGCGGCGGACCATGGTCCGGCACCCGCTGGGTGCCCGAGTGCGGGCGCGACTACAGCGCCGGGAAACTCGCCTCGCTGCGGGAGCAGTGGCCCGAAGCCCAGTGGGAGGACGTGGAGTTCATCTCGGACGAGTTCCCGGTGATCGCCAGGCGGCAGAACCGCCGCGAGAACCGGGCCGCCCGGAGCGGCTCGCCCGTGCTCTTCTGCGACACCGACTCCTTCGCGACGACCGTGTGGCACGAGCGGTACATCGGCGGGCGCAACCCCCTGGTCGACGAGATCGCCGACCGGGTCACCCATCATCTCTGGCTGCTCACCGACCACGAGGGCGTGGCCTTCGAGGACGACGGGCTGCGCGACGGCGAGGAACTGCGGCCCTGGATGACCCAGCGGTTCCGCGACGAACTGACCCGTACCGGCCGGACCTTCGTCGAACTCACCGGACCCCACGAGCAGCGGCTCGCCACCGCCGTCGCCGCCGTGGACGCCCTGATCGACGAGGGCTGGGATCTCGCCGACCCTCTGCCGGAGCGCCGCTGA